In the genome of Piliocolobus tephrosceles isolate RC106 unplaced genomic scaffold, ASM277652v3 unscaffolded_21343, whole genome shotgun sequence, the window GGGAGAAGCTGCTGGGCTTCATGGCCTTCCCTGCCTTGGCGCAGCCTCCATGCCCAGCAAGCCAGGAGGGATGGGAGCAGTCCTGGGCCAGAATGCCACAGACTCCTGATGTTCTTATTCAAAATCCAGCCGCTTAGATTTTAAGACATCTTCGGTTGACTTCCAGATCAAAGagcttgtttttgtcaattttgtccaGCTTTATATAAAGTTACTTTTTGGGGGAGGTTATTTGCTGGTATCTGCATTTGGCCATAGCTGGAGGTCCTGCCTTTTtcttacagacagggtctcattttgtcacccaggctggagtgcagtggcacaatcatggctcactgcagcctcgacctcctggttCAGGAGAAAAATCTCATCATGCttctggcagggggaggggaaagTGGTCATTTTGAAAGAGGCCCAGGGCATTCTGTTCTTAACTAGGCCTGCCCTCAAGAGTAACCCTTACCAGGCCCAACCTCTTAGGGTTTTGCCGGAGCCTAACTGAACTGAGGGAAGCAAAATACCCAACTCAGTCTTTTGTAGCCATTCTGGCCCATCTAAGCAGGGCACAATCTGAGAAGCACTGGTGAAATTCACAGTCCAGAGGCACAGGCACGCCCAAAGACAGAAACCTAATCACAGGACTGAATGCTTTTCCTCCCTCCACATTCTGTTATATTGCTGCGGCCTATTCGTAGCAGGTCCTTTTACCCAGTACATGTCCAggttttgaccaaaaaaaaaaaaaaaaaaaaaagacaaggcatGTAAAAGGCCAAAAAACACAGTTCAAAAAGATAGAGCCAGTACCAGAAGCAGGCTCAGCTATGACAAAGGTGTTGGAACGATCAGACCGGaagtttaaaataactatgattaaaaTGCTAAGGGCTGTATTGGAAATAGGAGACAATATGCAAAAACATGGCCACAGTTAGCTGCAAGGGAGGATGGGAAATAAAGTTTCTAGCTGTGAAGCCATATACACTATTAACCTTTGGACATTTTACTTCTaaaaaggagaagcagagaaTGGATACTGAGGGACACTTAGTAGTCTCTTCCACAGtgtctttcatcagttttggaaaattctcaggcattgtttattaaaatattttatattccctATTCTCCTTTTTGTCTTCTAGAAATCCAACTAAATATATGTGTGACCTGTCTATCTTATTGTCTCTCTGTTCTGCATTCTGGGTAATTTCCTTAAATCCATCTTCCAATTCACTATTTCTTTCTTCGGCTATGTTTAATATGCTGTTTAAACTTTAAATGTCCAATTTCTATtgtcacatttttcatttctaggagctctttttggttttctttcaagTGTATCTAGTcattttatattctcttgcttttttgttACAGTTTCAatacttccttttatttctttaagcatATTAATTATACTTATAGCCTTTGTCATATCATTTCAAAAGCTGCTATCTTTGCAGGACTGATACTTGAATTCACATGTTAAATGTTTCTATAACTCATGGTGGCTTGTTTCCTTGTAcattttaggatttaaaaaaattacgtattttggaattttctataggagtgctttgaggcctatgttTAAAGGACATCCCTCCCTCCACAGAGGATTTGTGCTTGCTTCTGCTGGTCACTCTGGAGCAATGTGACCTCTGAACCAtttcatttaaaacttaaataggccaggtacggtggctcatgcctgtaatctcagcactttgggaggccgaggcactgcacctggcctatttaagTTCTATattgagaccttgtttctaaaataaaaaactttaaaagtgtattttattaatgttttaaactgCTATTTTTATTGGGCTGTCACAATCTAAGTAAAACCTGTATGTAAGATAGTCGAATACAGCTTCGAGACAAATCCAGGAGCCTTCTCCAGCAGCCAGATCactgtttttgttctgttttgtttctttgttttgagacagggcctcactttcACTCTCTCATCattctctcgctctgtcacccaggctggagtgcagtggcgcagtcccagctcactgcaaccttcgcctcccgggttcaagtgattctcgtgcctcaacttcccaagtagcttggattacaggcacgtgccaccatgcccagctcagtttttttttttttttttgtattttcagtagagacagggtttccccatgttggccgggctggtattgaactcccgatctcaggtgatcctcctgctttggcctcccaaagtaccgggattacaggtgtgagtcatggtGCCTGGCTGAATCACTGTTTCTAAGTCCCTCCGAGAGAGATTCTGGAGTGTCCACTACTCTATCCTGAGACCACTCTAAAAGAACAGTTCAGCTTGTGGCTATAAGCTCTCAGGGGAGGGggaacattttccttttattccacTTCCCCCCAGATCCAAGGTCAAGATCAGCACACACCCTCTTCTTTCTTTGGGATGTATCTTCCTAGGTCACCTGTTCTAGTAGTTTTCTgtggctgttgtaacaaattaccacggAGTTGGTGGCTTACAGTAACACAGATTTCATATCTTCCATTTCAGGAGATCAGCCATCCAAAATAGATTTCAGTggactgaaatcaaggtgttggtgggGTTGCGTCCTGGCTCCTGGGCTAGCCCCAGGGTGGCTCACTCCGCTGGCCCAGAGGATTCGCATCATTTCTCACCTCATGGCCTTGCTCTTCCTTTCCTACCAGCTCAGCCATTCACACAAATGCCTTTAGATTGCCCCCAACATCTTGTGGGTTCTGGGCCACATTGCTCCCAAAGTCTCCGCAGCTTTCTCGGGCTGTGCTTGCTCCCCGCCACCCTCCAGCTGCCCTTTCCCTCTGCTACATCTCCACGGTGGAGAGTCACAGCTTTATAGACCCCGGAAGCTATGGTGTGGAGAAGGCATTGGCAGTGTCCCAAGATGAGGAGAGGCGCAGTTCACCTCTGTCCCTTTAGGTGGCCTGTTGGTCTCCATGTTCTCCATGGGGTTCTTCTAGTCCCCACCCTGGGCTTTGCAGCCCAAATTCCACAGCCAGAGAACCACAACACTCACATGTGCCAGTCTGCCCACACCCCTCCCTGTCACTCTCAGGACGCCACCCAGCCGCGGCAGCCCTCAGGAGGCTCCAGGCAGGGCTCCGGGCTGACTTGGCCGGTGTCTCAGGGATCAGTTGTGAGTGCTGGGTCCTCGCTTTTCTGCTCTGTCCATGGCAGTGGACATCTATGGCACAACTGCAGTGCTGTGACTgttgcatttatcatttcttcccCCACTGGAAAGTCTGCTCTGAGCAGGCagagctcactgctgcaacccAGTCCCCCCGACAGTGTGTGGCACAGACTAGGGGTTCAAATGGAGGTGAATGAATGTGCAACTCAGAGCTTGGGCCAGCGGGCAGTGTAAGCACAACATGGGAAATGATAGCATGGGGCGGGGAGTGGGGTAGTGCTTGAGTCCCTGGCCAGCCCGACACACCCCCCTTTCCACCATGGGCAGTCCAGAGAGACCAAGAGGGCCTCCTTCCCCACCTTCCCCCAAACCCTCCAAGGTGCTCAGGAGGTAGCTTGCCTCTCTACTCAGTATCTTAAATAAACTGTTTATTCAGAAGGAATAATTAAAGAAAGCAACTGTGATATggattacaaaaacaaataagcataGCTCCTCTCCAGGCTCCAGGGTGAGATGGCCCCGTGCCGCAAAGACTGCCAGCCCTGGGCTGGGTGAATCAGTGGGttagcatgtgtgtgtgagtgccgacacgcgcgcacacacacgcacacccgcCACCCACAGGGGTGTGGACAGAAATGAATGACTGTGTGTGTCTGCGGCTtggccccttccccacccccaaaagTAGCAGCGGCTGTGTGGGCCCCGCAGCAGCAAAAGTGAGGccttcttcttcccctccccctcccccgctCTCGCTCTGAGACCCCATCTCCTCCGGCGGCAGTTTGACCACCCTCACTCACAAAGAGCCCCAGTGATCCCGTCAAGACATCTgggggaagagggaaaaaaaaaaaaagcccaccagATGTGTGGCCGGGAACCTGCCCAGTCGCTCCTAGGCCATGGATGTAGGGCGGCCACCGCACCTCTGGGTCCCCATTCCCTGGGAGGCCCCAACCCCGAGAGGCCCAAGCCCTTGGTGGAGAAACAGGGAGGTGACAACACCAGTGATGGCAAACTCCTCTCCCTCAAGCGACCATTTGGGGACAGGGGAGGGACTGGGAGCCAGTCCCTGTGGCAACAAGGTGGCACACACCCTTCCTGAAGGGGGAAGCACAGGGAGGTGCAGGGCCCAGCCGAGCTGGCCGAGCACCcagggccggggccggggcctgGACAACCACCTGGAGAGggaacccccacccccatcccgcAAAGCAAAAAGTAACAGTCGCAGAAGAGGCAGGCTCAGAGCAGCCCTGCCATAGGCACGTTGATTAGGACGCCAGCCCGCGTGAGGTATTGCGCTCTCCCCCCAGCACCCTGCTCAGGCCGAGCCCTCCCGCCCTCCCCTCCCTTGCTGCACGAGTGGGCAGGGTCACccgtgggtgggggtggggcaggggccgGCCCGCCGGCCACGGGGCCCTAGGTGGGGGCCAGCTCGAAGGCGCCATCACTGGTGGGGGTGGTGAAGAAGGAGGGCGGGTCAGAGGCCATGGATGCCTGCCCCCCACCGCCCTGCTCCTGTGAGCGGCGCTCCTCCAGCCGCAGGCTGCGCTCGAAGTCCAGCAACTGCCCCATGAAGTTGAAGTTGGGGGAGATGTTAGACTTCTTCCTCTTGACCAGGTCATAGGCATCGTTGAGAGAGAGGTGGAGCTTCTGCATGAGGTAGGCCACAGTGACGGTGACAGAACGGCTGACCCCCGCCAGGCAGTGGACGAGCACCCCGCAGTTCTGGGACAAGGCCTCATCTAGATGGGGCAGGACAGGGCCCGGGAGACCCCGAGGGCAAGCGTGTGTGAGGCCGAGGCCTTCTGAAGGGCCCTTGAAGACCCTGCCCTGCCCCCTGAGCCAGATGGCCACGGCCTGGAGTTTTCACTGGTGGCCTCTGGGGGCCGCCCCAGCTCTGCCTGTCCCCTAGAAGTGCCACCCTGGCTTTTGGCTCTGGGGATGGCAGCTGGGCTTGGGAGGAGTGCTCACAAGGGGGAGGCCAGAGCAggtctgggggggggggggggggggggggggggggggtggactTACCGATGAACTCAATAGCCTCCGGAAAGAACTGCGACAGGTTCTGGCTCCAGTGGTCGGAGATGGGGATCTGCTTGTAGTGAAAGTCGCCATTCTTCTCGAAGAAGTTTGGGAGGTTGGGGGTGACATTGAGGATGTAGCGGATGCCCAGTTTGGCCAGGCTCTCCAAGTTGGCAGAATCCCGGGCACTGCCCAGATAGAGGTTGGGCAGGATCTGGACAGGGAAGGATGCCCGCAGCCCCACTGGCGGGGGTGTGGCACCCTCCGAATCCAGGCCACAGCTCATGGAGTCGCGGTCAGCCTCGGATTCTGCATCAGAGCAGTCGGAGCCCAGGCACAGGCTGCCCAACCCCACCACAGGCACCGGACTGGGCACCGGGGCCATGCTGGAGCCGGCACGGCCACTAAGGCTGGTCTCACACAGGTGAGGGCACTCGGCCTGAAATCTGCTGAAGCCACCTGTGGGGGAGAGGGCATGGGGCCTGCTGACCTGGCCTCCTGGGCAGCCAAGTACCTCTGTCTGGGGCTGGGGAGCTGACCCTAGACAACTTGGAGGGTTTGCAAATGTTCCTAAAAGGAACACAAAACCCAGCAGCTTGGTGTGTCCTGGTGCCACGTGGAGCCCTAGCCACCCTCATTCAGCACTCTCGGCCACTGCTCTGGACAGCAAGTGCCCACTGCAGCTGCTGGGGCTGCAAGAAGCTGGGCTCACGCTGAACCACCGGAGAGGATCTGCACCCTAGGGTCAAGCTGAGGCAGGTGTGAGGGCTCAACAGAGCTGAGATATACTGCCAGCCTTAGGGAGGACTGTGGCCATCAGTTAAAGAAGGGATGAAGTGGGACCCCAAGATGTGGGGAACTTGGGGGAGAATGTGACATTCCACCAGAATGGTTCTAAAGTCTCAAGAAGCCAGCATCTCTATTTACAGATACTATTTCCCGGGGCTGGAAACCTGACACTTTATATGCtgttcaggaggctaaggtgggaggatcgcttgagcccaggaggcttcagtgagccgtgattgcaccaatgctgtctgacctctgcctcccttgcTCATTTGCTGAGCAGGTGGGAGAGGTGGGGATACCCTTGCGGAGACCCTGGGGAGCCCACACTTTCTACTTCGCTCTTGAGCATCCTGAGAACTAGCTCAGGTCAGGCCAATTCTCCCCATTTTCCAGGCTCAGAGACTGGGCTGCCGATGGTGAGGAACTTGCCCACGGTCACACTCAGGCTTCCCTCCTCTCAAAGCAGCCTGGCAGGTCATCAGGGGAGGGGGGCCTCAACTGgctttggaaaaaaagaagaggggcTGGCCTAAGGTCAAATGAATCCCGAACGCCCTGGAAGGAGGGCCCCGCGGCACCTACCCTGAAGGTAGTAGGCCAGGTAGCCTTCCTCTCGCAGCTTCTGCAGCAGGGTGCCCAGCACCGACTCGGCCTCCCACTCCTCGGCCTCGGCCTCTGCCTCCCCGCGCCGGCGCCGGCCCCCACCCTGGTCGTACAGGAGCACGGGGGCAGGCGGGGGCGGCTGCAGCGGCGGCCCGGGCAGGAGCGCGCGCACCGACAGGCTGCCCCTTCGCAGGCGGCGCAGCAGCAGCGCCGGCAGGGCCACGCTCAGCGCCCCACCGATGCGCGCCGACTCGTACAGCTCGCGGCTGCGGCAGTCCAGGAGCAGGAGCCGCGGCCGCGGGGGCGACAG includes:
- the DUSP9 gene encoding dual specificity protein phosphatase 9; the encoded protein is MEGLGRSCLWLRRELSPPRPRLLLLDCRSRELYESARIGGALSVALPALLLRRLRRGSLSVRALLPGPPLQPPPPAPVLLYDQGGGRRRRGEAEAEAEEWEAESVLGTLLQKLREEGYLAYYLQGGFSRFQAECPHLCETSLSGRAGSSMAPVPSPVPVVGLGSLCLGSDCSDAESEADRDSMSCGLDSEGATPPPVGLRASFPVQILPNLYLGSARDSANLESLAKLGIRYILNVTPNLPNFFEKNGDFHYKQIPISDHWSQNLSQFFPEAIEFIDEALSQNCGVLVHCLAGVSRSVTVTVAYLMQKLHLSLNDAYDLVKRKKSNISPNFNFMGQLLDFERSLRLEERRSQEQGGGGQASMASDPPSFFTTPTSDGAFELAPT